The Deinococcus detaillensis DNA window CCCAGCATCAAGGCGGGCGTGATCTGGGGCGGCGTGGTCGCCAATTACAACGACCTGATGACCAAGTGGAATCACAAAGCGCCTGCCAGCATTCCGCAGCGGCTTCTCAACATCCGCAAAACGGCAGTGGCCAAGTACGGCACGCCCGCCGAAAATCCCAAGTTCTGGAACGCGCTGAGCGCCAATACTTACCTCAAAGACCTCGGCGGCCCGCTTGAACTTCACATCGGCTCGGCGGACGAGGAAGTGCCGCCCGCCTTTCACGCTGCGCTGGTGCAGCAGCTCAAAGCGGCAGGCCAGCCGGTGACGAGTTACGTCTACCCGGGCGACAACCACAACCTCAGCGGTAACCTCCGCACCGCGCTGAACCGGAGTGTGGCGTTTTTTAAGAAGAATCTGTGAGCAAAGGCCAGACGGAGCAAGCATGAGACGGATCATTCAACTCGGCCTCGTGCTGCTGCTGGGCGGCGCGGGCTACATCGCCCTGACCCAACCGGAGCGCCTAGCGCCTGGCCTGACCGAGTGGGCCAGCGCACCGGAGCCGCCGCAGAGTTTAGAAAAACAATCACCGGAAAAACAGACCCCGAAAACCCAAGCACCCAGCGTCATTCAAGTCTCACCGCTGGGCCAAATCACCGACGCAGCGATTCGGCAAGCAGTGGCCCAGCAGCCGATCAGCATTCCGGCTTTGCGGGCCAGAAGTTATCCGGGCAGCGCGTTCAAGGTGCTACAAAATTTGAAGTCGGGCCGCAATTATTCGCGTCAGGGGGTGAGTTATCAGTCCGACGGCCTGAGCATTCACGCCCTGCTGACCGTGCCGCTCGGCACGCCTCCCAAAAGGGGCTGGCCCGCCATCGTGTTTAATCACGGCTACATTCCGCCGGAGAAGTATCGCACCACCGAGCGCTACGTAGCCTACCAAGACGCTTTTGCCAGTGCTGGATTCGTGACCCTCAAGAGCGATTACCGGGGACACGGCGACAGCGGGGGCGAGGCGCTGGGCGGCTACAACGACGCGGGCTACACGGTGGACGTGCTCAACGCGGCGGCCAGTCTCAAAAAAGATGCGCGGGTCAACGCGGGGCGGCTGGGCATCTGGGGACACAGCATGGGCGGCCAACTCAGCTTGCGGGCCATTTTGGTTGATCCCGATATCAAAGCCGCCTCGCTGTGGGCCGGGGTGGTGGCCAGCTACGATATTTTGACGACCCAGTGGCGTCCACCCAGCGGTCAGCCGAATGTGGAGGAAGTGCCCAAGCTCGATAGCCTCAACCAGCGGTTTTTGCGGGCGCTGAGTCCCAACGCTTATTTGCAAGACCTGAGGGGGCGGCCCATAGAACTCCAGCAGGGCACCGCCGACGAGGAAGTGCCGTACCGCTTCCAGCAAGATTTCGCCGCCGATTTGCGGGCCGCCCAGCAGCCTTTCACGGCCTACAAATACGAGGGCGACAATCACAACCTCAGCCGCAATCTGGGGACAGCGCTGAAACGAAGCGTGGCGTTTTTCAAGGCGAATTTATAAAGTTTACAACTCCGCCGGATCGAGCACCAGCGGGTCTTCACTCTCGAAGGCCTCGCAGTACCGCGCCCTCCCGAGGGTGCCCCAATACATCAGTCTGGCCCTGCGCCGCTCCACAATTTCCGGCGTGACCGTTTCGCTGATGGCTGCGCCGGTAAATTGACTGACGTGCGCCCTAATCGCCGCTTCCCAAGTGGGCAGCTCAGCTTCGATGTCGACCAGGATGTTGGCGGTGATGTCGGCGTTGCCCTGATACATCAGCAGGCGCGAAATGCGGTGCGGCTTGCCCGGCACGTCAGCGCGGGCCAGCGCCGCCAGATGCACCGCCCGCTTGGCGAGGTGATACGCGCCGAAGTGATCGGGGTGGCGGTCACGCTGATGCGGCACGGCCAGCACACGCGGGCGCACGAAGCGCAGGGCAATCGCCAGAGCGCGGGCCTGCTCCGGGGTTTCCATCAGGCCGCCGTCGGGCAGGCCGAGTTGACCGCGCCAGCTCAAACCCAAAATGCGGGCGGCGTCCACACACTCGGCCTGGCGGGTATCGGGGTCGCCCTGCGTGCCGCCCTCACCGCGTGTGAGTTCCAGAATTCCGACTGCGTGCCCGCCACGTGCCAGTCTCGCCAGCGTACCGCCCGCACCGATCTCGGCGTCGTCGGGGTGGGGGGCCAGTACCAACCAATCCAGCGCCGTGGGTTTGCCGTAAGTGGTGTACATGGACTTCAGGGTAACGCGGCGGTGAGGTTAGGGTGTTCTGATGGAAGCTTCCGGCACACTGGCCAGCCTGCGGCGCTGCAACCAACCGTCCACGCCCCACCAACCGGCCACCGCAGCCGCTGCGAAAATCAACAAGCTGACTGTCAGCATCAGCGGGTTGAGGCCCAGCGACCCTGACAGCAAGAAATTCAGGTTGAGCAGCGCTCCGATCAGGGCGGCCAGGCCGGTCAAAAGGCCGAGCAGCAGCAGCGCTCCAACCGTCACTTCAGCCAGCGGGATGAGATAGGTCAAGATGCCCGCGCTGGGCTGGGCCACGCCTTTCAGTACGGCGGCGTACCAGCCGGTGACAGTGGCGTCTGGCCCCTGAGCACTGGCAATCGCCTTTTCAAAAAAGGTGCGGATGGCTTTGCCCGATTCCGCGCCCACCCAGGTCGGATCGCCAAATTTTTCGAAGCCGGAAGTCAGCCAGTTGTAGCCGAGCCAGAGACGCAGCAGCAGCCACAGCGCCGCCGTACGGGAACCTGTAAACAGTGGACTGGACCGCAGCAAATGGGGAGGATTCATCGGCCAAGCCTGTCAGAGCATGAGCGCCCAAGTCGGGTGAAATCCCGACTTGTGAAGATCAGATTTGGCTTACTTCAATGCGGGAATCCTCAGCCCCCCGCGTCCGTCCCAACCCTGAAAAGCGTAGAAGCGCCCCGGCTGAGCGGTGTTGAGGTAATCGGTCAGCGGCTCGCGCATGGGAGGGCTGTCGAGCTTGGCCAGCGCTTCCTCGGGCGCGTAAAAGCGGGCCTCCACGATCAGGCCGTCGGGGTCGTCAGGATTGAGCAGGCCCTCCCACGTGGCGTCGAAGACGATGGCGATCGCCCGCTCACTGCGCCGCGCGTCCTCGATATGCACGGTGTAGGCCATGTGTCGGATGCTAGTCAGCTTGAGGCCGGTTTCCTCGTAGATTTCACGGTAGACCGCTTCGGGGGCGGTTTCACCGGGTTCCACCATCCCGCCTGGCAAGGTGTAGCGCACCCGCCCCTGGCCTTGCCAGTCGTTGCCCACCAGCAGCACCCGCCCGTGCGCGTCGCGCAAGATGGCTGCCGTCACCAACAAGTCACGCCGGGGCATAATTCGCCTGCGGCTGAAGTAGGAGGGAAAGGCAGTAAACGGCGCGAACCTTAAGCCGCGCCATCGGTCATGCTGGCCAGCAGCGCCTCGCGTTCAAGCCGGGTCAGGGCGTCCACCACGCCGCCGAGCGAGCCGCCCATCACGGTGTCGAGGGCAAAGTTTTTGTCATCGCCGCTGAGGCGGTGATCCGTCACCCGGTTTTGTGGATAGTTGTAGGTGCGAACCTTTTCGCTGCGGTCGCCGCTACCCACCTGCGCGGCGCGGTTGGCGCTCTGGCCCGCTTCAAAGGCTTCGCGCTCACGCTCGGCGAGGCGGGTACGCAGCACTTCCAGCGCTTTCTCGCGGTTCTTGATCTGCGAACGGGTTTCCTGACAGACCACCATGATCTCTTCGGACGTGCCGCCTTTATACACGGCCCGCACCGCCGAGTCGGTGGTGTTGACGCTCTGCCCGCCCGCGCCCTGCGAGCGGTACACATCGATCCGCACATCGGCCAAATCGAGGTGAACGTCGCTCGGCTCGGCCACCGGCAGCACCGCCACCGTGACGGTGCTGGTGTGGATGCGGCCCTGCGTTTCGGTGGCCGGAACCCGCTGCACCCGGTGAACTCCGCGCTCGAATTTGAGGGTGCGGTAAGCGTAAGTGCCGCGCACTTCGGCCATCACTTTAGAAAATCCGCCGAGGCTGCTGCTGCTCTCGTCCAGAATGCTAATTTTGTAGCCGCGCTCGCCGAGGTAGCGCTCGTAGAGGCGCAGCAAGTCAGCGGCAAACAGGCCCGCCTCGTCGCCGCCCGCTCCAGCTCGAATTTCTAAGATTACGTCTTTGGCGTCGTCAGGGTCAGTCGGCAGCAGCAAGACTTCGAGTTCGGAGGCAATCTCGCTTCTCCGCGCCCGGCTGCCTTCCAGCTCGGCTTCGGCCAGCTCACGCATTTCAAGATCGGCCAGCAGCTCTTTGGCCTGCACTTCGGTCTGGGCCAAGCGCTGGTCTTCTTGATACAGCGAGGTGATCGGCTCGAGTTCGCGCTGGCGGCGGGTCAGCTTGACAAGGTGCGAGCTGTCGGCCAGCACCTCGGGGTCGGCGAGTTGGCGCAGCGTCAGGGCGTACTCGTGCGAAAGCTCCGACAAACGGGCGCTGAGGCTGGGCGTCAGCACGGCGGGCCTGCCGGTGGGCCACAGAGAAAAGAGCGACTTAAGGTGAACACAAGATTCATGCACTCAGTCTAGCGCGGCGCGTCTTTCGCAAATCCCTCTTTCCGTATACTCGCCTTTATGACCGCGCCGAACGCTCTTACGCCCGTACCCACCGTTTATTTCCCCGCTCCATCTTCCCCGCCCCGCCCCGCTGCCAGTCTGCGAACCGTCACGGTCGGGCTGCTCGGCTGCGGCTCGGTGGGTCAAAACATGCTGAACTTGCTGGAGCGGCGCAGGGCCATCTTCGCGGACTTGGGCGTGCAACTTGTCGTCTGCGGCGTGTTGGTGCGCGACCTTGCTGCTCAGCGCGACGTACCCACCGGAACACCGCTGACCACCGATCCCAGCTTCCTGAACGAGTGCGGCATGGTCGTGGAAGTCATGGGCGGCATCGACAAACCGCTCTCGCTGCTTTCTGGGATTTTGCGCTCAGACCGTCCCGTGATCACGGCCAACAAAGCGCTGCTGGCCGAGCGCTGGGACGTGCTGCGCGAACACGCCTTGGGCGGGCGGCTGTACTACGAATCCGCCGTCATGGCCGGAACGCCGATCATCGGGCCGATGAGCACGGTGCTGCGGGCCAGCCGCTTTATTCGGCTTCAAGCGGTGCTCAACGGCACCTGCGCTTACATCCTGAGCCAGATGGAAGAAGGCAAGCCGTATCAGCAGGCCCTCAGCGAGGCACAGGCCCTCGGGTACGCCGAAGACCCGCCCACTTTGGATGTCGGCGGCTTCGACACCGCGCACAAGTTGGCAGTGCTGGCCCGCTTCTGCGCCGATGGCGACTTCAAATTTGCCGATGTCAAGGTCAGCGGCATTGAGGATGTGACGCTGGACGACATCGCGGCGGCCAGAGCAGCGGGCGAGAAGATCAAATTGGTGGCGACGCTAGAGCGGGATGGCGGCGGCTGGAAAGCCGAAGTCGCGCCGACCCGCCTCAGCAACGACCACCCGATTTGCACGTCGGGCGCGGGGCGCAATGCGATGGTCTACGAAGGGGAGGAATGCGGACCGCTGATCTTCGCTGGCGGCGGCGCAGGCGGCATGGTCACGGCCAGCGCTGTCGTGGGCGACATGATGGACTGTGTGCTGGGCTTTCCGGGCCACGTACCGCTGCACTAGCTTGAGCTTTTCGGAGGGGAATTTAGTTCAACCTAAACTGTGAATATCTCATAAACATCTAAGGCGCTGCGTTCCCGCTTACAACCCTTTAAGAACCTCGCCCCGACCAACGGAGCGAGTTCAGTGGAGGAATCATGAGCGATATCAACCGCAGGGAAGCACTCGGCACTTTAGGCAAACTCGGCTTGGGCGCGGCGGCGCTGGGCCTCGGCGGCAGCGCTCTGGCCGTGCCTGCCAAGAACATCGACGGCGACGTGCTGAACTTCGCCCTCAACCTCGAGTACCTGGAAGCGGCCTTTTACGCCGCTGCCGTAGGCCGCCTCGCTGAAGTCCGCGCCATCGGCGGCTCGGCTCCGATTGCTCTGCCGGCCAACTTACCCGCGAGCGGCATGCAGTTTAAGGACAGCAACATTCAGGCTTACGTCAACTCGATTGCCGACGACGAAATCAAACACGTCAAGTTTTTGTATAGCGCACTGGGTAAAGGCGCAGTGGCCCGTCCGCTGCTCGACCTCTCCTCGGCCTTCGACGCCGCCGGTCAGGCCGCTTCGGGCGGAGCCATCAAGGGCTTTAACCCCTACGCCAACGAACTGTTCTTCCTGCACGGCGCGTTTATCTTTGAAGATGTGGGCGTCACCGCTTACAACGGCGCGGCCACTTTGCTGACCAACCCCGCCTACTTGCAAGCCGCCGCCGGTATTTTGGCCGCCGAGGCTTACCACGCCGGCAGCATCCGCACCTTCCTCCTTCAGAAAAAAGACGTGGTGGCGGCAGCTGGCCTGACCGTCGAGCAGATCGTCAACGCCATCAGCGCCCTGCGGGCCAAAGTCGGCGGCGGCAAAGACAAGGGCCTGACCGAGAACGGCAAGCCCGTCCTGATGCCCGACGACGCCAACGGTGGAGCGTTTGCCCGCACCACCCGCGAAGTCCTTAACATCGTTTACCTTGCGCCCGACGCCAACAAAGGCGGCTTCTTCCCGCAGGGCCTCAACGGCGCGATCAAGTAAACGCGGGCCAAGCAAGTTGAGTTTGTCCACTCGCCGTCAGGTGAGGGAGATGAAGCCAACAAGGTGAAGGCGTTTCAGCAAAAATAAGCAACCGCGTTTGGTTGAACAAGGCGTCCGGTAGAAAAATCCGGACGCTTTGCTTATGTTTGGTGTTCAAAACGGCTCTACGGCGTCGCGCCGAATCCCAAGTCGTCGACCTCGCCCGCCGCTGCCAAGTCTTCCAAATGAGCAGAATCGTTGAAGCCCAGCAGCGTGCCGCCCTGATCCGAAAGCAGGACCCGCGTGACGCTGGTGTTGGCCACCGATAATCTGGCCCAGGCGTTTTGCGGCACGCCGCCGAGCGCCAGTCCCACCGCCACCCGCACCACCCCGCCGTGGGTAAATACCATTACCCGCTGGCCCTGATGCTGGGCGGCGAGGGTGAGCAGCGCCGCCGAAGCGCGGGCGTAAAGATCGGCCATGCTCTCCCCGCCGGGTCTGCGGCTGGCCCACGGATCGGCCCTCAGAGCGCTGAGATAATCGGGGTAGCGGCTGCGGATTTCCGGTAAGGTCAGGCCGCTGAGCTGGCCCACGTCAATTTCGCGCAGGCCCGACACCAGCTGCACTGGCGGATCAGCCGCGAGGCGCTCGGTGACGATTTCGGCGGTGCGCCGCGCCCGCAAGAGGTCACTGGAATACACGGCGGCAAAAGCCTGACCAGTCAGCCGCTCGGCTAAGCTAGAAGCTTGCAACACGCCTTCCAGACTCAGCGGCACGTCGGTTTGGCCTTGATAGCGCCCATCGGCGTTCCAAGTGCTTTCACCGTGCCGAACCACCCACAGCTCCGTCGAGGCGTGCTGCTCCGGTAAGCTCAGGCCGGTGGGCGGCTTGGGAAAAGTCTTCACAAATCGGCTCCAGCCACGTCAAAAGGCCGGCGCAACTCCACGCCCTCCCCTACTACCACTTCACCGATGACCCAAGGCGCTTCGCCGGCAGTCCGCAGAGTCTCCAGCGCCGCCTTTACCTGGCCAGGCGGCAGCATGAACAGAAAGCCGACGCCCATATTCAGCGCTCTGTACGCTTCCCGGATGTCCATCTGGGAGCGCGAGACGATCCGTACAAAGAGTGGCGGCACAGTGTAGCTGCCGAGATCGAAGCGCAAACCCAACCCTGTCGGCAACACACGCGGCGGATTGTCGATCAGGCCGCCGCCAGTAATGTGGCTCATGGCCTTCACGTCTAGGCCGGCCTGCTCAAGGGCGCGGTGGGCCGCCAGATAACTGCGGTGCGGAATGAGTAAGGCGTCTTGCAAGCTCATCCCGAGTTCGGCATCAGGACTGTCCCAATCGAGGCCGTCCAGCGCGGCGCGGGCGAGGCTAAAGCCGTTGGTGTGCAGGCCCGCACTGGGTAGGGCGATCACCACGTCACCGGCCCTAAGGCCCTCACCGGTAATCAGATTGGCCCGGTCGACCACACCGACGATGGTGCCCACAATGTCCAGTTCGCCCTCGACGTAGACACCGGGCATTTCAGCCGTTTCGCCGCCGAGGAGTGCCACGCCCAGCGCCTCACACGCCGCCGCCGCCCCGGTCACGAAGTCGGCGACCCGTTCGGGAATCAGCCGACCCATCGCCACGTAATCGAGGAAAAACAGCGGACGAGCGCCCTGCACCAAGATGTCGTTGACGCAGTGGTTCACGATGTCTGCGCCGAGGCCGCCGAACTGTCCAGCGCGGGTGGCGACTTTGGTTTTGGTGCCCACGCCGTCGGTGGAGGCCACCAACACCGGATCGCTCAGGTTCTCGAAGCCGGCCCGAAACAACCCGCCGAAGCCGCCGATGCCGCCCAGCACCTGCGGGCCGTGCGTGCGGGCCACCGCGCCTTTCATTAGGGCCACAGCGCGTTGACCGGCATCGATGTCCACGCCAGCGCGGGCATAAGCGGAAGGCTGGGAAGCCGAGCGGCGCTGCGCCTCGGTGTTCAACTCAGTCTCAGGGGGGTTTTGGGACATCAATCAACTCTCCTCTAGTTCGGGCCGGCTTCCAGCGGCACTGCGCTGCGAATCCAGCTCACTTCAATGTGCTGGCCGCAGTCTACCCGACGCAAACTCCCGGCTCAAACTGGGTGAGCGCCTGAAGTTATTCTGACGGCCCAGTCACTGCTTTTTTGCACCTTTCCTGCGCCACCACTTTTCTGTGCCACCACCAGCGGCCCGCCGCGCCCAAACCCACCGCCACCGACAAGCCCAGCACGCCCCAAAACAAACGCTGGGGACTGGCCGCCAGCCACACCACCAGCGCTGTTGCTGGCAAAGCGCCCAGCGCCGAGGCCGCCATAAACGGCCAAAAACTCATCCCCACTGCGCCGGCCACCAAGTTCATCACCTCGGCTTTGAGGGCAGGCATCAGGCGCACGAGCAGCACCGCCTGCACGCCGCGCCGCTCGGCAAACTGTTCTAAGCGCCGGGTCATGGTTTCGCCCGCCAGCCGCCGCACCGCCCAACCGCCGTAGCGCCGCCCCACCGCGTAGCCCAGCGCCGCGCCCAGCAGCGTGCCGGTGTAGACGATGGCAAAGCCCCACCAAAAGCCGTAGAGCAGCGAAGCCAGCACCACGTCAGCGGCGGCAGGCAGCAGCGGCACCACCGCTTGCAGCAGCATGCCGGCCAGCAGCGCCAGCGGCCCCCAGATGCCCAACCGTTCCACCAAAGCGCGGCGCTGGGTGTCGTCGGAGCCAAACAGAGCGCTGGCGGTTTGCCACAGCCACGGACGTACCCCGGGAATCAGCAGCAGGCCGCCCAACAGCACGGCGGCCAGCAGCCAGCCCAACGGAGCAAAAGGCCTTTTGCCTTTAAGGCGGCTTGAGCATTCTAAGGATTGAGGAGCAGAATCGGGGGGCAAGCGTCTCCAACGGTCACAACGTATCCAGCAGGCACCGGCTGAGTGAGCACCGGGGGCACAGTCCAGCCCGCAGAATAGCGCTCAGATTGCGGACAGGGGCAGCCTTAAGCGGACGGCGCGAGCAGCAGCGCCGCCCCCGCCGCTTCAGCGCCCGTCACCAATCTGCCGTCCAACAAATGGATTTGGCGGTCGGCCAGCGCGGCCAGGTGTTCATCGTGGGTAACGAGCAGCACGCCCGAAGCATTTTCGCGGGCCAGATCAATCATCAGTTGGGCGACCTTTGCCGCGTTGGCGCGGTCTAAGCTACCGGTGGGTTCGTCGGCCAGCAGCACGGCAGGGCGGGCCATCAGGGCGCGGGCCACCGCAAGGCGTTGCCGCTCTCCGCCGCTTAACACTTCCGGATACACCTGACCACGCCCGCCGAGGCCGACTTGCCTGAGCAGTTCTTTGGCCCGCCCGGTCAAGTCCTCGCCCAAAATCATGCCCGGCACCCGCAGGTTATCCAGTAAGCTCAAATCCGGCAGCAGGTAATGGTGCTGAAACACCAGGCCCAGCGCCCGCACCCGCCGCTTGGCTCTGGCTTCGACGCTAAGGCTGTCTACCCGCACACCTTCCCAATACACCTCGCCGCTTTGCGGTTGGCCGAGGCCGCCCAAAAGGTGCAGCAAGGTGCTTTTACCGCTGCCCGACGGCCCCATCACCGCCACCACCTCGCCGCGTGCCACCTCCAGACTGACTTCGTGGAGCACCTGGGTTTCTCCAAATCGCTGGCTGATCTTGACGGCGTGGAGAGCGGGAGTCACGCCGCCCAGCTTAGCAGAGCGCAGGAACCGAGAAGGCGCAGGCTTCAGCTTTGGAGTACAATGTGTAATATACTCACTTCAGGCCTCCTGAGACGGGTAGCGTGCTGACAAGTTGACAGTTGTCAGCGGCGATATGTCATGATGAACGGACTGAGCGAGCGGGCACGCCTCCAAACGTGAAATTTTTACACTCGCTCGCCCCTTTACCTTAGATTCTGAAGTCCGGCGACGTAGTACACCAAAAACGCCGCACCTTCCCGCCGAACTGGAGAAGAAGTTGAGTAACGTAAAAGCATGGATTATCGGTTGTTCAGCCGTCGCCGTTTTGGGCGGCGCACTGGCGCTTGGCGTGGCAGTGAACGAAGGCCGCTTGCCGACAGGAACCAGCGTGAACGGCGTGGATGTCAGCGGCCTGAACCAAACTGAGGCGCTGGCCAAAGTCAAGGCGACCATCAAGGTGCCGCAGGTAAGCGTCAAGGCTCCCAGCAACAGTGCAGCCAGTAGCAGCGCGGCCAGTCAGGTAAGCGCCCCCCAAAGCTGGACGCTGAGCGCCGACAAGTTGGGCTATCAGGTGGACGCAAACAGCAGTGTGGCCGCCGCCTTTTCGGACGCCGAGAACCGCAACCTGGTACAGAAAGTTCAAGACCTCGCCGGACAGATTGCGGGCCAGAGCAGCGCCCAGAACTACCCACTCAAGATCAGCGTGGACGCCAGCGTGGCCAAGAAGACCCTTGCGGATTTGACGGCTTCCCTCAACACCGCGCCCAAAAGTGGCAAGATTTTCTTCGACAAAACCCGCTACGCCATGACCCCCGACACGCCGGGCCAGAAGATGGAAGTGGACACGGCAGCCACCGCTTTTGCCAATGACCCCAGCTTGCGCGAAATGACCATCAGTACCGTGCCTTGGATTTCGTCTGATAGCAGCGCCAAATTGCAAGCGCTGGTGGACAAAGGCAACGCCCTGCTGCGCCCCATGACCGTGCAGCTCGGAGACAGCCAGCACACTGGCGTCCTCAGCGCCTTGCAAGTCGCCAATTTGTTCTGGGTGCGGCCCAGCGGCTTGGAACTCGACAAAGTCGCCATGAAGCAGAGCCTCAAAACGCTCAGCAGCTACCTCGACGAACCGGCCCAGAACGCCCGCTACGCCAACCAGGGCGGCAAATTGGTGCGGGTCAAAGAGCAGGCGGGCTTCGTGACCGATCAAGCGGCGGCGCTCGCGGCCCTCAGCAAAGCGGTGCTTGATCCCAGCGTCAAGACCCTCAGCTTGCCGAGCAAAACCCAGCAGCCAAGCATCACCGTGGCGGCGCTGCCTGACCCCAACAAACTCACGCTGATGACCACCGGCGTCAGCACCTATTACCATTCCAGCCCCGAGCGGCGCACCAATGTCGCCAACGCGGCGGCCAAAATTGACGGCGCGGTGGTGGAAGCGGGCGGCGTCTTTAGCTTCCTCAACACGCTCGGCAGCATCAGCGAAGGCAACGGCTTTGTCGGCGGCCTGATTATCAGCGGCGGGCGCACGGTAGACGGCCTCGGCGGCGGCGTGTGCCAAGTCTCGACCACCACCTTCAGGGCACTGTATCAAGCTGGAATGCCCATCGTGGAGCGCAACCAGCACTCTTACCGGGTGGGCTACTACGAGCCGCGCGTGGGCTTTGAAGCCGCCGTCTATGATCCCGGCGTCGACCTCAAGATGAAAAACGATACCGGCGGCTTGATGCTGATCCGCACCGTCAACAACAACGCCCTCAGCCGCCTCGAAGTGCAGGTCTGGGGCGTGCCGCAAAGTCGCACCGTCAGCGTGTCGGGGGCCACCATCCTCAGC harbors:
- a CDS encoding VanW family protein, whose protein sequence is MSNVKAWIIGCSAVAVLGGALALGVAVNEGRLPTGTSVNGVDVSGLNQTEALAKVKATIKVPQVSVKAPSNSAASSSAASQVSAPQSWTLSADKLGYQVDANSSVAAAFSDAENRNLVQKVQDLAGQIAGQSSAQNYPLKISVDASVAKKTLADLTASLNTAPKSGKIFFDKTRYAMTPDTPGQKMEVDTAATAFANDPSLREMTISTVPWISSDSSAKLQALVDKGNALLRPMTVQLGDSQHTGVLSALQVANLFWVRPSGLELDKVAMKQSLKTLSSYLDEPAQNARYANQGGKLVRVKEQAGFVTDQAAALAALSKAVLDPSVKTLSLPSKTQQPSITVAALPDPNKLTLMTTGVSTYYHSSPERRTNVANAAAKIDGAVVEAGGVFSFLNTLGSISEGNGFVGGLIISGGRTVDGLGGGVCQVSTTTFRALYQAGMPIVERNQHSYRVGYYEPRVGFEAAVYDPGVDLKMKNDTGGLMLIRTVNNNALSRLEVQVWGVPQSRTVSVSGATILSSTPHPAPKYIVNSSLPRGASKQVDWAANGYNLYITRTIKDASGVRTDRVDTLYKPWQAVYEMGPS